In one Arachis duranensis cultivar V14167 chromosome 9, aradu.V14167.gnm2.J7QH, whole genome shotgun sequence genomic region, the following are encoded:
- the LOC107494997 gene encoding pentatricopeptide repeat-containing protein At1g26900, mitochondrial — MKEGVPVLHLHHKVALLLELSCKTQSHISQIHAFMLKTALINLPFPLSKLLAASISHIHYAASIFNSAPNPNLFMFNTMLRGYSISNSPAKALPLFNQLRNRPILIDRFSFITVIKACARLSNLIFGRGLHGLALRSGTLLFLDFRNTLLHFYCVSRRLGDADNLFDEFPQRNDLVSWNTLMAGHLLASQPELTFHLFRKMRCCGVEASVATALSLLSAAADMQSFLGGKCLHGYYIRLGLSSNLNVLTALIDLYARMGRIFLAHRVFDGVAQKDVILWNCLIGKYARSGLLGEAVKLLQQMSLEGFKPNSSTLVGLLSGCPASGSVQVVRYVTSFMVEEKLEVDAVLGTALVNAYAKCGFLDEATDIFERMKGKDMKTWTAMISGHGIHGQPTNAVKLFNRMENEGFRPNEVTFLAVLSACSHGGLVIEGMEIFKSMVCKYGFSPQVEHYGSLIDLLGRAGMLHEAHKLIESLPIKGDATAWRTLLSACRVYGDVKLGECVKDVLSSIYTEHPTDSLLISGIYVASGRISDLIRLQELKQTNAVTVETDGGNMLKEAGVSIVEIDNQG; from the coding sequence ATGAAAGAGGGTGTTCCAGTATTGCATTTGCATCACAAGGTAGCTCTTCTCTTGGAATTATCATGCAAAACCCAATCCCACATTTCTCAAATTCACGCCTTTATGCTCAAAACCGCACTCATCAACCTTCCCTTCCCGCTCAGCAAGCTCCTCGCAGCATCAATCTCACACATCCACTACGCTGCCTCCATTTTCAATTCTGCTCCAAACCCCAATCTTTTCATGTTCAACACTATGCTAAGAGGATATTCTATCAGCAACTCCCCTGCCAAGGCCTTGCCCCTTTTCAACCAACTTAGGAACCGCCCGATTCTCATTGACCGCTTCTCTTTCATCACTGTCATCAAGGCTTGTGCTAGGCTTTCCAACCTTATCTTTGGGCGAGGCCTTCATGGCCTTGCACTCAGGTCTGGAACTCTGCTTTTTCTTGATTTCAGGAATACCCTTTTGCATTTCTACTGTGTTTCCAGGAGACTTGGAGATGCTGACAACCTGTTTGATGAATTTCCCCAACGAAATGACTTGGTCTCATGGAACACTTTGATGGCTGGCCACCTTCTTGCTTCTCAGCCTGAGCTGACCTTTCATTTGTTTCGGAAGATGCGTTGTTGCGGGGTTGAAGCGAGTGTTGCAACTGCATTGAGTCTTTTGTCGGCAGCTGCTGATATGCAGAGTTTTCTTGGAGGCAAGTGTCTTCATGGTTACTATATCCGACTTGGACTTAGTTCTAATTTGAACGTTCTTACTGCATTGATTGATCTCTATGCAAGAATGGGTCGTATCTTTTTGGCACATCGAGTTTTTGATGGTGTTGCTCAAAAGGATGTTATCCTGTGGAACTGCTTGATTGGCAAGTATGCAAGAAGTGGGCTGCTTGGAGAAGCAGTAAAATTGCTGCAGCAAATGAGTCTTGAAGGTTTTAAACCTAATTCTTCTACTTTAGTTGGGTTGCTTTCGGGTTGCCCTGCTTCCGGATCTGTGCAAGTAGTACGATACGTTACCAGTTTTATGGTAGAGGAGAAACTAGAGGTGGATGCAGTTCTTGGAACAGCACTTGTTAATGCATATGCCAAATGTGGCTTTCTAGACGAGGCTACGGACATATTTGAGAGGATGAAGGGTAAAGATATGAAAACATGGACAGCCATGATTTCAGGTCATGGAATTCATGGCCAGCCGACTAATGCTGTTAAGCTTTTCAACAGGATGGAGAATGAAGGGTTTAGACCAAATGAGGTTACATTCTTGGCAGTTCTCAGTGCTTGTAGCCATGGAGGGCTTGTAATTGAGGGGATGGAAATTTTTAAGAGCATGGTTTGCAAATATGGCTTTTCACCACAAGTTGAACATTATGGATCTCTCATTGATCTTCTAGGTCGAGCAGGGATGCTACATGAAGCGCACAAACTAATTGAAAGCTTGCCTATTAAGGGCGATGCAACTGCATGGCGTACATTGCTTTCTGCTTGCCGAGTCTATGGTGATGTTAAATTGGGGGAATGTGTGAAAGATGTGCTTAGCAGCATTTATACAGAGCATCCTACAGATTCACTCCTGATTTCTGGCATTTACGTTGCTTCTGGAAGAATCTCAGATCTAATAAGATTGCAAGAATTGAAGCAAACTAATGCTGTTACAGTTGAAACTGATGGAGGAAATATGTTAAAGGAAGCTGGAGTCAGTATAGTTGAAATTGATAATCAGGGATGA